One genomic region from Thermoleptolyngbya sichuanensis A183 encodes:
- a CDS encoding Lrp/AsnC family transcriptional regulator, which translates to MSLEIERLLDDTGWALLRSLQDDARLSYSELGRRVGLSAPAVVDRIRRMEELGIITGYRVELDLSKLGYSIIAFMRIESFPGEFARLSDRLQSMPEVLECHRVTGSDDYIAKVAVASVAHLESLIDRFTNSQVTTLIVLSSPVTRRTIDHGPRHP; encoded by the coding sequence ATGAGCTTGGAAATAGAAAGGCTCCTAGATGACACAGGCTGGGCGCTGCTGCGATCGCTCCAAGACGATGCGCGGCTGTCCTACAGCGAACTGGGGCGGCGCGTTGGGCTGTCGGCTCCGGCGGTGGTCGATCGCATCCGCCGCATGGAGGAGTTGGGCATCATTACGGGCTATCGCGTCGAACTGGATTTGTCTAAACTGGGCTATAGCATCATCGCGTTTATGCGAATCGAGTCGTTTCCGGGCGAGTTTGCCCGCCTGAGCGATCGCCTCCAGTCCATGCCCGAAGTGCTGGAGTGCCACCGCGTCACGGGCAGCGACGATTACATTGCTAAGGTTGCCGTGGCCTCCGTGGCCCATCTAGAATCCCTGATCGACCGATTTACCAATAGCCAGGTGACAACGCTCATCGTCCTCTCGTCCCCCGTCACCCGCCGCACCATCGATCACGGTCCCCGCCATCCCTGA